The following coding sequences lie in one Pyrobaculum sp. 3827-6 genomic window:
- a CDS encoding ferredoxin family protein, which translates to MSLKYFTIEERLNANAWDVDVHRPHIRIKDPDKCRTCEKKPCTYMCPAKCYVQQGDYVVLSTEACVECGTCRVVCPHGAIEWNYPRSGMGIWYRFT; encoded by the coding sequence ATGAGCTTGAAGTATTTTACCATAGAGGAGCGGCTTAACGCCAACGCCTGGGATGTCGATGTTCACAGACCCCACATAAGGATAAAGGATCCAGACAAGTGTAGAACATGTGAAAAGAAGCCATGTACCTACATGTGCCCAGCGAAGTGCTACGTCCAGCAGGGCGACTATGTAGTGTTAAGCACAGAGGCGTGTGTCGAGTGCGGGACCTGCCGCGTGGTGTGTCCACACGGCGCAATTGAGTGGAACTATCCGCGATCCGGAATGGGGATTTGGTATAGGTTCACCTAG
- a CDS encoding electron transfer flavoprotein subunit beta/FixA family protein, whose translation MKIVVLTKAAVPLSSAIRIDPKTGTLVREGVPLTANVWDRDAVEFALKLRDRYGGEVIALSMAPPSGIPALESLIGMGVDRAILASDRAFAGADTWATAHVLAKTIEKFIPDYDLIVAGEETIDSTTAHIGAQTASWLGVPYVYYVYDAEIKGRTIVVRRFLEDEGVDEVYEVEMPAVVSVLKGSQVPREIRLSRKLDAKERIQIISNKELALDPECVGLRGSPTVVAGMAPAVYPPRKKIVLQGEPGEVARKLVEALRQEGIL comes from the coding sequence ATGAAGATCGTTGTTCTCACAAAGGCGGCTGTCCCCCTCTCCTCGGCGATAAGAATCGATCCAAAGACCGGCACTCTGGTAAGAGAGGGCGTGCCCCTCACAGCAAACGTGTGGGATAGAGACGCCGTGGAGTTTGCCCTGAAGCTAAGAGATCGATATGGGGGCGAGGTAATAGCCCTATCCATGGCGCCGCCAAGCGGGATCCCGGCCTTAGAAAGCTTGATAGGTATGGGTGTCGACCGTGCCATCCTCGCCTCGGACAGGGCGTTTGCAGGTGCTGACACCTGGGCCACGGCGCACGTACTCGCCAAGACAATCGAGAAGTTTATTCCAGACTACGATTTAATAGTTGCTGGCGAAGAGACTATAGACAGCACCACGGCACATATAGGCGCGCAGACGGCGAGCTGGCTGGGGGTGCCATACGTCTATTACGTATACGACGCGGAGATAAAGGGAAGGACAATTGTAGTTCGCCGCTTCTTAGAGGACGAAGGCGTTGACGAGGTTTATGAAGTGGAGATGCCTGCCGTGGTATCTGTGCTAAAGGGTTCACAAGTGCCGAGAGAAATTCGCCTAAGCCGTAAGCTTGACGCCAAGGAACGTATCCAGATAATAAGTAACAAGGAACTAGCTCTAGATCCTGAGTGTGTCGGCCTACGAGGTAGCCCCACCGTGGTCGCCGGCATGGCGCCTGCTGTGTATCCGCCACGTAAGAAAATAGTACTGCAAGGCGAGCCGGGCGAGGTCGCGAGAAAACTAGTCGAGGCGCTGAGACAAGAGGGTATATTGTAG
- a CDS encoding electron transfer flavoprotein subunit alpha/FixB family protein, with the protein MPCRIWPPVNKEEYKGVWVYLERDGDKRLKDVSLELLGKARELAQKLGNSQVGGVIVAGSEEMAREAIYHGADKVVIIDNPDLKTYTPMEYAEAIAQVVQKYKPEIFLIGATKRGRELAAYIANTLTTGITADCTALEVDPKTRDLLQIRPTFGGTQLATIRTPQRRPQMASVRPGVFPKPQRDTSRTGEIIVERVEIPTRRTRLVSIEKRIERDIADLPPVESADVVVAGGRGLGSAEGFKLLIDLAKLLDGTVGASLMAVRAGWAPHTRQIGQTGKTIRPRLYIAVGISGAIQHLMGITEAKTIVAINPDPHAPIMENADYAVVGDYKQILPVLIEEIRRLKNQR; encoded by the coding sequence ATGCCCTGCAGGATTTGGCCTCCGGTAAACAAGGAGGAGTATAAAGGCGTGTGGGTCTACCTCGAACGGGATGGCGACAAGAGGCTGAAAGACGTGAGTTTGGAGCTACTGGGCAAGGCCAGGGAGTTGGCTCAGAAACTCGGAAACTCCCAAGTCGGCGGCGTGATTGTAGCGGGTAGTGAAGAAATGGCCCGTGAAGCCATTTACCACGGCGCTGATAAAGTTGTAATAATCGACAACCCGGATCTAAAGACGTACACACCTATGGAGTACGCCGAAGCCATCGCCCAAGTTGTGCAAAAGTACAAGCCAGAGATCTTCCTCATAGGAGCCACAAAGCGGGGTAGGGAGCTTGCGGCGTATATCGCAAACACTTTGACGACAGGGATAACAGCAGACTGCACCGCGCTGGAGGTGGACCCCAAGACCCGCGACTTGTTGCAAATACGCCCCACATTCGGCGGCACACAGCTAGCCACAATAAGAACGCCCCAGCGGCGTCCGCAAATGGCAAGCGTCAGACCCGGCGTATTTCCAAAACCGCAACGTGATACTAGCAGAACTGGAGAAATAATTGTAGAAAGAGTAGAGATACCCACCAGAAGGACGCGTTTAGTATCTATCGAGAAGAGAATAGAGAGAGACATCGCAGATCTACCTCCTGTCGAATCCGCCGACGTTGTAGTGGCGGGAGGCAGAGGCCTGGGCTCCGCGGAGGGGTTTAAGCTACTAATAGACCTGGCCAAACTGCTCGACGGAACAGTAGGCGCGTCGCTTATGGCGGTGCGCGCCGGCTGGGCCCCCCACACTAGGCAGATAGGCCAGACCGGCAAGACAATACGCCCCAGGCTATACATAGCGGTTGGGATAAGCGGCGCCATACAGCATTTAATGGGCATCACAGAGGCCAAGACAATAGTCGCAATAAACCCAGACCCGCACGCGCCAATTATGGAAAACGCCGACTACGCCGTGGTGGGGGACTATAAACAGATCTTACCAGTCTTAATCGAGGAAATAAGAAGGCTGAAAAATCAGCGTTAA
- a CDS encoding DNA polymerase sliding clamp, translating into MSARALFPKGKEPRYAFEVLIKMLPEAVLSFSSDGIALKALDPTKTTLFDLRFNATALEDYFVEEETKVGLIFTTIKDVIKRVGATEKLELEVDRERNRFSLYIYPKRGKDVGLTRRFSFPIVQVVEEEIPELAVSFDASFEIDSDVLDDTLSMVAGVSDWVQIAVAPEKVSFRGIGEGGKASETELGFDSESVFNISAEEPVSGKYTVEMLRDINSKMKSISKRVKVEVSTGKPIRLTYEFTTGTFIAVVAPRVD; encoded by the coding sequence ATGAGTGCAAGAGCTTTATTCCCAAAGGGCAAGGAGCCTCGCTACGCCTTTGAGGTCCTTATCAAAATGTTGCCCGAGGCTGTGCTCAGTTTCTCCAGCGATGGCATAGCCCTCAAGGCGCTCGACCCCACTAAGACCACGCTCTTCGACTTGAGATTCAACGCCACGGCCTTGGAGGACTACTTCGTCGAGGAGGAGACCAAGGTGGGGCTTATCTTCACCACAATCAAAGACGTAATCAAGCGTGTAGGCGCCACAGAGAAGCTGGAGCTCGAGGTTGACAGGGAGAGAAACCGGTTTTCGCTCTACATATACCCCAAAAGAGGCAAAGACGTCGGACTAACAAGGCGCTTCTCCTTCCCCATAGTGCAAGTCGTTGAAGAGGAGATACCTGAGCTGGCTGTGTCTTTCGACGCCTCTTTCGAGATAGACTCAGATGTACTAGACGACACCCTGTCCATGGTCGCCGGGGTGTCCGACTGGGTGCAGATAGCGGTGGCTCCAGAGAAGGTGTCGTTCAGGGGTATTGGGGAAGGCGGGAAGGCGTCCGAAACCGAGTTGGGCTTTGACAGCGAATCTGTGTTCAATATATCTGCCGAGGAACCCGTGTCCGGGAAGTATACTGTAGAGATGCTTAGAGACATCAATAGTAAAATGAAGAGCATTTCAAAACGCGTAAAAGTGGAAGTCTCAACTGGGAAGCCTATTAGACTAACCTACGAATTTACAACAGGCACATTTATAGCCGTTGTAGCTCCGAGAGTAGATTAG
- a CDS encoding succinate dehydrogenase — translation MAMRGSTERLVIIISALVMIIGMPAVIIAAIALGYIPLSKAMSTHPLVIIPYALEKIGWGLIWVIVAVNWVVHGSHGMRRILGEIIKSENGRKILDIVINAIMVITAIMLFYTLVFVP, via the coding sequence ATGGCCATGAGAGGCAGTACTGAGCGTCTCGTTATAATCATAAGCGCATTGGTAATGATCATAGGCATGCCAGCCGTGATCATAGCGGCGATCGCGCTAGGCTATATACCACTCAGTAAGGCGATGTCCACACACCCATTAGTTATTATACCATATGCTCTCGAAAAAATAGGATGGGGCTTGATATGGGTAATAGTTGCTGTAAATTGGGTTGTTCACGGATCTCATGGTATGAGAAGAATACTTGGAGAAATTATTAAAAGTGAAAATGGGAGAAAAATACTTGATATCGTTATCAATGCAATTATGGTAATAACGGCCATAATGTTGTTTTATACACTAGTATTTGTCCCATAA
- a CDS encoding succinate dehydrogenase, translating into MRAGKGVGEWFRNLNYERLFFVIHRLTAIYLVLFVFVRPYLVALHGSWEEALKLDMTPLGKLLAALFVFSILFHGINGLRIVLIELGIIKGWPRRDPIRPVPALRTSTLHLLLVALTIVGTIVGTALGIYLIVYGSETWP; encoded by the coding sequence ATGAGGGCTGGTAAAGGTGTTGGAGAGTGGTTCAGAAATCTCAATTACGAGCGGCTGTTCTTCGTGATACATAGATTAACAGCTATATATTTAGTGCTTTTCGTATTCGTAAGGCCCTATCTCGTGGCATTACATGGGTCGTGGGAAGAGGCTTTAAAACTGGACATGACACCTCTGGGTAAGTTATTGGCGGCGTTATTTGTATTTTCGATACTCTTCCATGGCATAAATGGTCTAAGGATAGTGTTGATAGAACTGGGAATTATAAAGGGGTGGCCTAGGCGCGATCCAATAAGACCAGTGCCAGCGTTAAGAACATCCACGTTACATTTGTTACTCGTGGCGCTTACAATTGTGGGTACTATCGTAGGAACAGCGCTGGGAATATATTTAATAGTCTACGGATCTGAAACATGGCCATGA
- a CDS encoding succinate dehydrogenase iron-sulfur subunit yields the protein MKSLVVKVKRFDGSRTWWQEYKVEVPSEKISVLDVLVKIKEEQDPTLAVRYSCRMAICGSCGMVINGVPRLACQTLLSELGDSRIVVEPLWNHKVVKDLVVDLEPDFEKVRAVKPYIIRDVKEIYESDKEFGQKPEELERYYNFAYCIQCGLCMAACPILGSNDKFLGPMALNAAYRWSADSRDKGWEERKKLIDTEDGVWPCHLAYTCSAVCPRGVDPGYAIQLLKAAILRRRKP from the coding sequence ATGAAGTCCCTAGTCGTCAAGGTGAAGAGATTCGACGGATCGAGAACTTGGTGGCAGGAGTATAAAGTTGAGGTGCCCTCGGAAAAGATTTCAGTGCTTGATGTACTGGTTAAAATAAAGGAGGAACAAGACCCCACACTGGCGGTTCGTTATAGTTGCCGCATGGCCATTTGCGGGTCTTGCGGAATGGTGATAAATGGCGTGCCTCGTCTAGCATGCCAGACGCTACTCTCAGAGCTGGGAGATAGCCGCATCGTAGTGGAGCCGCTTTGGAATCACAAAGTTGTTAAAGATCTCGTGGTTGATCTCGAGCCTGATTTTGAAAAGGTGAGGGCGGTGAAGCCGTATATAATTCGAGACGTAAAGGAGATATATGAAAGTGACAAAGAGTTTGGCCAGAAGCCTGAGGAGCTCGAGAGGTATTATAATTTTGCATACTGCATCCAGTGTGGATTGTGTATGGCTGCATGTCCAATTCTAGGATCTAACGACAAGTTCCTCGGTCCTATGGCGCTGAACGCGGCATATAGGTGGAGCGCCGACAGTAGGGACAAGGGATGGGAGGAAAGGAAAAAGCTAATTGACACGGAAGACGGTGTGTGGCCGTGCCACCTGGCGTATACATGTAGCGCTGTGTGTCCCCGCGGCGTGGATCCCGGATACGCCATACAGCTACTAAAGGCCGCAATACTGAGGAGGAGGAAGCCATGA